From a single Candidatus Brevundimonas phytovorans genomic region:
- a CDS encoding enoyl-CoA hydratase family protein, with amino-acid sequence MPIRTDINDRIGEVILDHPPVNALDSTLWNALPGLITEVGSREDVRCVLIRAEGRGFCGGVDIKEMQAHPERIVALNRGNYLTFKAVRDCPVPVVVAAHGFVIGGGIGICGAADTVIASDDCYFSLPEIDRGAMGGASHLSRMLPLHTVRAAFFTGGRITAQDAWRLGGVEKLVPRNQLHAEARAFAAVIAAKSRTALVLAKQALNGLEPRDVDHGYRFEQGFTLEMYMHADSQASRDAFVHDNKTAQF; translated from the coding sequence ATGCCCATCCGCACCGACATCAACGACCGCATCGGCGAGGTCATCCTCGACCACCCGCCGGTCAACGCCCTGGACTCCACTCTGTGGAACGCCCTGCCGGGGCTCATCACCGAGGTCGGCAGCCGCGAAGACGTGCGCTGCGTCCTGATCCGCGCCGAGGGACGGGGCTTCTGCGGCGGCGTCGACATCAAGGAGATGCAGGCCCATCCCGAGCGGATCGTGGCCCTGAACCGGGGCAACTACCTGACCTTCAAGGCCGTGCGCGACTGCCCCGTGCCGGTCGTGGTCGCGGCCCACGGCTTCGTCATCGGCGGCGGCATCGGCATCTGCGGCGCGGCGGACACCGTCATCGCCTCGGACGACTGCTACTTCTCCCTGCCCGAGATCGACCGGGGCGCCATGGGCGGGGCCTCGCACCTGTCGCGGATGCTGCCCCTGCACACCGTGCGCGCCGCCTTCTTTACCGGCGGCAGGATCACGGCTCAGGACGCCTGGCGTCTGGGCGGCGTCGAGAAGCTGGTCCCGCGCAATCAGCTCCACGCCGAGGCCCGCGCCTTTGCCGCCGTCATCGCCGCCAAGAGCCGCACCGCCCTGGTTCTCGCCAAGCAGGCGCTGAACGGGCTGGAGCCGCGCGATGTCGACCACGGCTACCGCTTCGAGCAGGGCTTCACCCTGGAAATGTACATGCACGCGGACAGCCAGGCCTCTCGCGACGCCTTCGTCCACGACAACAAGACCGCCCAGTTCTGA
- a CDS encoding nitronate monooxygenase, whose translation MTLNTELTARLGCRYPIIQTAMGWIATPELVAATSEAGAFGFLGAAVMRPDELRQAIAQLKALTTNPFGVNFHMFQPGAAEIVEIILAERAQVRAVSFGRGPDKAIIARFRDAGIVCIPTVGALKHARKMVELGCDMITVQGGEGGGHTGSVATTVLLPQVLDAVKVPVVAAGGFSDGRGLAAALAYGAAGIAMGTRFLMTAESPVPGVTKAHYVKAGPDDILVSTKVDGLPQRMIRNRRLARIESAGPVSMWLRALESALMMKNATGASVPELLAAARAMTSHGGLTLAQAMMAASAPMLIQRAVVEGQPDDGLMATGQVAGRLGDLPTCHDLIEQIVAQARARLEAVTSSLAPNLTTAA comes from the coding sequence ATGACCCTCAATACCGAACTGACTGCCCGCCTCGGCTGCCGCTATCCCATCATCCAGACGGCCATGGGCTGGATCGCCACGCCTGAGCTGGTCGCCGCGACCAGCGAGGCGGGGGCCTTCGGCTTCCTCGGCGCCGCGGTGATGCGGCCCGACGAACTGCGTCAGGCCATCGCGCAACTGAAGGCGCTGACGACCAACCCCTTCGGCGTGAACTTCCACATGTTCCAGCCGGGCGCCGCCGAGATCGTCGAGATCATCCTGGCCGAGCGCGCTCAGGTCCGCGCCGTCAGCTTTGGACGCGGTCCCGACAAGGCGATCATCGCCCGCTTCCGCGACGCCGGTATCGTCTGCATCCCCACCGTCGGCGCGCTGAAGCACGCCCGCAAGATGGTCGAACTGGGCTGCGATATGATCACGGTCCAGGGCGGCGAAGGCGGCGGTCATACCGGCTCGGTCGCCACCACCGTCCTGCTGCCTCAGGTTCTGGACGCCGTGAAGGTGCCGGTCGTGGCGGCGGGCGGTTTCAGCGACGGACGCGGCCTGGCCGCCGCCCTGGCCTATGGCGCCGCCGGAATCGCCATGGGCACACGCTTCCTGATGACCGCCGAAAGCCCGGTGCCGGGCGTGACCAAGGCCCACTACGTCAAGGCCGGTCCCGACGACATCCTGGTTTCGACCAAGGTCGACGGCCTGCCCCAGCGCATGATCCGCAACCGGCGTCTGGCGCGCATCGAGAGCGCCGGTCCCGTCTCCATGTGGCTGCGCGCGCTGGAAAGCGCCCTGATGATGAAGAACGCCACCGGGGCCTCCGTGCCTGAGCTTCTGGCCGCCGCCCGCGCCATGACCAGCCACGGCGGGCTGACCCTGGCCCAGGCCATGATGGCCGCCAGCGCCCCCATGCTGATCCAGCGCGCCGTGGTCGAAGGCCAGCCGGACGACGGCCTGATGGCCACCGGCCAGGTGGCGGGACGTCTCGGCGACCTGCCGACCTGCCACGACCTGATCGAACAGATCGTCGCCCAGGCCCGCGCGCGGCTGGAGGCTGTGACCAGTTCCCTCGCCCCCAACCTGACAACAGCGGCCTGA
- a CDS encoding enoyl-CoA hydratase: MSDLVPPKDVEITYETETPVAYAVEGPVAWITMDRTAFHNAQNSQMTYALDDAFRRAVDDDAVKVIVLRGAGKHFSAGHDIGTPGRDLHKSFDRRHLTYDHVNKPGAELLYAREHEVYLGMCRRWRDIPKPTIAMVQGACIAGGLMLAWVCDLIVASDDAYFQDPVVRMGIPGVEYFAHAFEMHPRIAKEFLFLGERMPAARAYELGMVNRVVARDQLEDQTRAIAEKIAVLPRLGLSLTKQAVNHVEDLRGKRTAMDAVFHMHHFAHAQNDLVSGNSLGGLDGKAMAAGNKRTDEGKA; this comes from the coding sequence ATGAGCGACCTGGTCCCCCCGAAAGACGTCGAGATCACCTACGAGACCGAGACGCCCGTCGCCTATGCGGTCGAGGGGCCGGTCGCCTGGATCACCATGGATCGCACGGCGTTCCATAACGCCCAGAACTCACAGATGACCTATGCGCTGGACGACGCCTTCCGCCGCGCCGTCGATGACGATGCGGTCAAGGTCATCGTCCTGCGCGGGGCGGGCAAGCATTTCTCGGCCGGCCACGACATCGGCACCCCGGGCCGCGACCTGCACAAGAGCTTTGATCGTCGCCATCTGACCTATGACCACGTCAACAAGCCGGGCGCAGAGCTGCTCTACGCCCGCGAGCACGAGGTCTATCTGGGAATGTGCCGTCGCTGGCGCGACATCCCCAAGCCGACCATCGCCATGGTTCAGGGGGCCTGCATCGCTGGAGGCCTGATGCTGGCCTGGGTCTGCGACCTGATCGTCGCCTCCGACGACGCCTACTTCCAGGACCCGGTCGTGCGTATGGGCATTCCCGGCGTCGAATACTTCGCCCACGCCTTCGAGATGCACCCCCGCATCGCCAAGGAGTTCCTGTTCCTGGGCGAGCGGATGCCCGCCGCCCGCGCCTATGAACTGGGCATGGTCAACCGCGTGGTCGCCCGCGATCAGCTGGAGGACCAGACCCGCGCCATCGCCGAGAAGATCGCCGTCCTGCCGCGCCTCGGCCTGTCGCTGACCAAGCAGGCGGTGAACCACGTCGAGGATCTGCGCGGCAAGCGCACGGCGATGGACGCCGTCTTCCACATGCACCACTTTGCCCACGCCCAGAATGATCTGGTCAGCGGCAACAGCCTCGGCGGGCTGGACGGCAAGGCCATGGCCGCCGGCAACAAGCGCACGGACGAGGGCAAGGCATGA
- a CDS encoding MFS transporter: MLQRLRNTPGAPLTGETTLSKGVFALIFVVSMAMAVGNLGLVSVMPAIGRAIGISDHLVAAIFSLSALLWAISAPYWARVSDVRGRKPMMMLGLGGFVFSMLGCALVVWAGLQALLAPMAVFLAFAAIRGVFGLLGSATASSSQAYVAERTSEKDRTAALSALAGALGMGTIIGPAVSPLLVFGFLGLAGPMTIFALIAAAILIAVAVMIPSDRPPVSVREAGLKANAAGGKPARAKAGTGVWRDKNIGPYLWYGLLSACAQAINVYTLGFVIMDEMALPAAEAQGYIGIAMAAGAAAGLAGQWVLIPGLKMSPRQLLRAGAVLALAGNLITVFAGDIWLLTLGYVVLTLGFSFCRPGFTAGSSLAARPDQQGLVAGMVSSLSGAAIVVTPVIGVLLYEFAPAAPFILNCVVMAGLALYAWKNPSLRRGEPGLARTSIVS; the protein is encoded by the coding sequence TTGCTTCAGAGACTTCGCAACACCCCCGGCGCGCCCCTGACGGGGGAAACCACCCTGTCCAAAGGCGTGTTCGCCCTGATCTTCGTGGTGTCGATGGCCATGGCCGTGGGCAACCTGGGCCTGGTTTCAGTCATGCCCGCTATCGGACGCGCCATAGGCATTTCCGATCATCTTGTGGCGGCGATCTTCTCGCTGTCGGCCCTGCTGTGGGCCATCAGCGCGCCGTACTGGGCCAGGGTCTCGGACGTGCGGGGGCGCAAGCCGATGATGATGCTGGGGCTGGGCGGCTTTGTTTTCTCCATGCTGGGCTGCGCCCTGGTGGTCTGGGCCGGGCTGCAGGCCCTGCTGGCGCCGATGGCGGTCTTTCTGGCCTTCGCCGCGATCCGCGGGGTGTTCGGTCTGCTGGGCTCGGCGACCGCTTCGTCCAGCCAGGCCTATGTGGCCGAGCGCACGTCCGAGAAGGATCGGACGGCCGCCCTGTCGGCCCTGGCCGGCGCCCTGGGCATGGGAACCATCATTGGTCCGGCGGTGTCGCCGCTTCTGGTCTTCGGCTTCCTTGGTCTGGCTGGGCCCATGACCATCTTCGCCCTGATCGCGGCGGCGATTCTGATTGCGGTGGCGGTGATGATTCCGTCGGATCGTCCGCCCGTGTCGGTGCGCGAGGCGGGGCTGAAGGCGAACGCGGCGGGCGGCAAGCCAGCCCGCGCCAAGGCGGGAACCGGAGTCTGGCGCGACAAGAACATCGGACCCTATCTCTGGTACGGCCTGCTTTCGGCCTGCGCCCAGGCGATCAATGTCTATACCCTGGGTTTCGTCATCATGGACGAGATGGCCCTGCCGGCGGCGGAGGCTCAGGGCTATATCGGCATCGCCATGGCGGCGGGCGCGGCGGCTGGCCTGGCGGGTCAGTGGGTCCTGATCCCTGGGCTGAAGATGTCGCCGCGACAACTGTTGCGGGCTGGGGCGGTTCTGGCGCTGGCGGGCAATCTGATCACCGTTTTCGCCGGCGACATCTGGCTTCTGACGCTCGGCTATGTGGTGCTGACCCTGGGCTTCAGCTTCTGCCGGCCCGGCTTTACGGCGGGCTCTTCGCTGGCGGCTCGCCCTGATCAGCAAGGCCTCGTGGCGGGCATGGTCTCCAGCTTGTCGGGGGCGGCCATCGTCGTCACCCCTGTGATCGGGGTGCTGCTTTACGAGTTCGCACCTGCGGCGCCTTTCATCCTGAACTGCGTCGTCATGGCCGGACTGGCGCTCTACGCCTGGAAAAACCCCTCGCTGCGGCGCGGCGAGCCCGGCCTGGCGCGGACTTCGATTGTTTCCTGA